From the genome of Corallococcus macrosporus DSM 14697:
GGGGTATGTGGCAGCCTACATAGGAGGGGGCGCCGCCGGGAGCAACGCTCAAGGCCCCCCGTTCTTTCCCTGATCCGCGGCCTGTCCGCATTCCCACCATGGAGACGGCGCTCTAAGATGCACGGCGCTTCGAGACTGGAACCCACCCCATGCCTCCTCGTCCTCCTTCCTCTTCTCGCGCTGGTGCTGGCCGTTCCGGCGGCCGTGCGGGCGAGGACCCAGACTCCATGAAGGCCCCTGCCCGGCGCCGCCCCGCGTCCGAGGACGAGGACTTCGCCGCTCCCGCTTCCGGGGAGGACGGCTACCCGGATGACGGGCCGCCCAACCCGGACCTGTATGGCGAGGAGGAGCCGGGCCGCTCCCGCACGGGCGAGACGCGCGTGGCCTCGGTGGAGGCCATCGAAGAGGAGCGGCGCGCCCGCGACGACGACGAGGACGACAACGCGGACGCCACGCGCGCGGGCCCGCCGGTGCAGATGCTGGTGCTGGACGGCCCGGACAAGGGCCGCAAGAAGCGCTTCCAGAGCGTGCGGATGGTGGTGGGGCGCAACAAGGACTGCGACTTCGTGCTGGAGGACCAGTCCGTCTCCCGCCGCCACCTGGAGTTGGTGTACGGCCAGGCCGGCGTGGTGATGCGCGACCTGGGCAGCGTCAGCGGCACCCAGGTCAACGACCAGCGCGTGGACGAGTGCCTGCTCAAGCACGGAGACGAGATCTCCATGGGCAAGACGCGCCTGCGCTTCGTGGACGAGGCGGAGCAGATCAAGGAGCTGCGCGCCCAGGCGGAGGCCCGCGACGCGGAGGAGAAGCGCGCGCGCGAGGCGGCCGCGCGCGAGGCGGAGGAGAAGCGGAAGAACCAGTCGGCCGCGCGGGGCAGCGAGGTGGATCCGAACGACCCGCGCTTCAACGAGGCCACCAACGCCAACTACAGGCTGCCCGACAACCTCAAGGAGGGCTCGGGGAGCAAGGGCGCGGTGGCCGTGCCCCGGCCGCGTCCGCCCATCCGGAGCACGCCGACCCGCTCGAGCGGCGGCGCGCTGACGGGCAAGCAGAAGGCGCTCATCGGCGGCGGTGGCGCGCTGGTGGTGCTGCTGGTCATCGGGTTGATGCTGATTCCGTCCGCGCCGCCGCCGCCGCCCCCTCCGGACCCGAAGGTGGAGCGGGCGAAGGTCCTGATGCAGCAGGCGCGCGAGTCCGTGCGCGCGGACGACTACGCCAACGCCGTCCGCCTGGTGGAGGAGGCGGAGAAGCTGGTGCCGGGCATCGACGCGGACAACCTGGCCCGGGGGGCGCGCACCCAGTTGGAGGTGCTGACGTCGCTGGAGGCGGTGCGCACCCTCATCGACGAGAAGCGCTTCGACGAGGCGCGCGAGAAGCTGGAGGAGACGCCGCAGGGCACCGCGAAGACGGACGACCTCCGCCGCAAGCTGTCGACGGAGCTGGAGGAGCAGGACATCGCCTGGCGGCTCCAGCAGGTGGAGGAGGCCTTCGCCTCGCGTGAGCCGGAGACGATTCGTCCGCTCATCGCGCGGCTCCCGCCGCTGAACCGCCCGGCCTACGAGGTGAAGCTGACGGACCTGGAGGCCGAGCTGGCGAAGGAGGCCCAGGACGAGTCGCGGCGCAACCGCAACGCCGCGGCGCGCGCGGCGGAGGTGGCCAGGGAGAAGCGCAAGGAGTTCATCGCCGAGGCCTTCATCGACGTGGAGCGCCGCTTCAACGGCGGCGACTACCAGCGCGCCGTGCTCGAGTGCGACCGGGTGATTGACAAGCACCGGGGGGACAAGGACGTGAAGGACCGGGCCCTGTCCCTCAAGCGGCTGATTCCCCAGTTCCGGCGCGCGCTGGAGGATGGCCAGAAGAAGCTGGCGGCCAACTCGCTGGAGGCCGCGGCCAGGCCCCTGCGCCGCGCGGCGGACCTGTACCGCCAGATTGGCTTCCGCGGCTCGCTGGGGAACACCATCGACGAGCACCTCGCGTCGTCGTCCCTGGCGGCGGGGCAGGGCGCGCTCAAGAAGGGTGACCTGGGCGCGGCCGGCTCGCACTTCCGCGAGGCGCTGCGGCTCAACCCGGGTGACGGGCGGGCGCGCGAGGGGCTGGAGAGCCTGCAGAAGAAGGCGGAGGAGCTCTTCCTGAGGGCCTACATCCAGCGGGACAGGGATCCGCAGGCCGCGGCGGAGATGTTCAAGGTCGTCATCGAGACGGCCTCGGAGGGCTCCGACGTGAAGCGCAAGGCGGAGATGTATCTGAGCGAGCTGCAGCCATGAGTGGCGGCGGGCCGACCATGACTTGCCGGGGAGAAAAGGGATGAACGAGTCGTCGCTGCGTGAGCTCGGGATGGACCTCATCGAGGAGCGCCAGTTCGAGCGAGCCCTGGCCGTGTTCGCCGAGGCGGTCCGCCGCGTCCCCGCGGACCACCGCTCGCGGATGCTGGCCGCGCGCTGCCTGGCGGAGCTGGGCGAGCGCGAGCGCGCCGTCACCGCGTACCACGCCTGCGCGGAGGGCCTGCTGCGCCGCGACTACCTGCTGTCCGCCATGGCGGCGTGCAAGCTGGCGCTGGACGTGGCCCCCAACGAGCGGCGGGTGAATGACACGCTCATCCGCATCCACTCGCGCGCGGTGCGCAACGCGCCGGGCCGCGCCGTGGTGCCGCCGCCGCTGCCGCCGGAGACGCTCTACGACGGCAAGGTGGACACGGACCTGATGGGGCTGCAGGGCGAGGAGCTGTCCAACCGCGCCATTGAAGTGCTGGCCGCGCCGGACCCGGGCGGCTCGGCGGACCCGAACAGCCGTCCGCCGCTGCCCTTGTTCGCGGAGCTGGACCGGGACGCCTTCGTGGACCTGGTGCGCCGGATGGCGTGGCGCCGCGTGCGCCCGGACGAGGCGGTGAGCCGCGAGGGCGAGACGGCGGAGTCGCTCTACGTGGTGGTGGCGGGCAAGGCGGAGGTGACGCGGCAGCAGGACGGCGAGGCGCGCACGCTGGGCTTCCTGGGCGGCGGCTCCATCTTCGGTGAAATCGCGCTGCTGACGGGCGCGCCGCCCACGGCGACGGTGTCCGCGGTGTCGGACACCGAGGTCTTCGAGATTCGCCGCGAGCACCTCAACGCGGTGGCCAAGAGCCACCCCGCGGTGCCGCAGGTGCTGGCGGACTTCGCGCAGCAGCGCATGGCGCGCAACCTGATGGCCACCTCGCCCATGTTCCAGACGATGCCGGAGTCGGAGCGGGGCGCGCTCCTGCGGCGCTTCACGTTCCGCGCGCTCCAGGCGCGCGAGAAGGTGCTGGTGGAAGGCGAGCACTCGCCGGGGCTGTACCTGGTGCTGGCCGGTGAGCTGGTGGTGCAGAAGGAGGACCCCGCGGGCGGCGTGGTGACGCTGGGCATGCTGCGCGAGGGCGAGGTGGCGGGGGAGATCTCCCTGCTGACGGGCCTGCGCGCCACGGCCACGGTGGCGGCGGCGCGCAAGACGGCGGCGGCCTTCCTGGAGCGCGCGGCCTTCCACGAGCTGGTGACGTCCGTCCCGGACATCCGCACCTACCTGGAGCAACTGTCGGATCGGCGCTTGAAGCAGATTGGCGAGGCGCTGCGGCCCGCGGAGATCATCGACGCGGACGAGCTGGTGCTCGAGCCCGAGGCGGCGTGAGGCGGCCATGGTGAACGTGACGCGCTCGCGGGTGGTGGGCGGGGTGCTGGCGCTGCTGGTGGCCGGCGCGGTGCTGTACTTCTGGCCCCGGCAGGAGCTCACCGTGGAGGAGGCCATCCGCCGCCAGGTGGTGGTGATGACGCGGGCCGCGGAGGCGAAGGACGTGGGCGGGGTGATGGAGCACGTCTCCGAGCGCTTCCGCTCCAAGGGGCAGGGCGGCTGGTCGAAGAAGGAGGTGCGCGGCATCCTCACCGCGCAGGTGCTGCGCGGCCAGTGGGTGCGCGTCTTCGTGACGAACCTGGAGGTGCGCGAGGTGTCTCCCTCGGAAGGGGAGTTCCAGGCGCGCTTTATCTTCGGCCGCTCCCAGGCGGAGCGGGTGGAGGACCTGGCCGCTGGCAGCGTGCTGAGCGCCTACCTCATCGAAGGCGCCTTCGAGAAGGAAGAGGACGGCGAGTGGCGCGTGGTGCGCGCCCGCCCGGAGTCCATCGACCCCACCGACCTACTCTAGGAGCGGGCCGGACTCCGCCTTCCAGGCCTTGGCCATGCGGGCCTGGCCGGCGGACTCCAGCCGCTCGCGGATGTCCTCCACGCGCGCGGCCAGCGCCTCGCGTGGGGTGCCCTGCGTCCGCGCCCGCGCGAGGCCGAAGAAGTAGTGCTGGCAGGCGGCGGCGTGCTCGCCCTGGGCGAAGAGCAGGTCGCCCATGGCGGTGTAGGCCTCCGCCAGCGTGCCCGCGCCGTTGTCGGGCGCCACGGCGGCCAGCAGCGGACGGGCGCCCTCGTAGTCCTTGCGCGCCAGCAGCAGCTCGCCCTTGGCGTACTGGGCCCGGGCCAGCTCCACGCCGCGCGCGGCCAGGGCCTTGTCGTAGGCGGCCAGGGCCTCGTCCTGGCGGGAGGCGGCCTCCAGCACGCCGCCGCGCGCCAGCCAGTAGCGGCTGTCCTTCTCCAGCAGGCCGGCCTGCTTCCCGTCCGCGGTGGTGGTCCGCACCGGGCCAAACGTCGCCTCGTACGCGTCCAGCAGCGCCAGGGCTCCAGCGCCATCTCCCGCCGCCTGGAGCGCCCGCGCGCCGTCCAGGTAGAGCAGCGGGGCGTTGCGGCGCCGGGCCACGGCCGCCTCGAAGGCCGCGCGCGCCTGGGCGTCCCGCTTCACCGCCAGGGCGCGCGCCCGGGCGAAGAGGGCGTAGTGCTCGTCGGGCAGGGCCTTCAGGGCCGCGTCCGCGGCGGCAATCGCGTCATCAGGGGCGCCAGCGGCCAGCGCCAGCTCCGCCTTCAGCGCGCCCGCGCGGGCCTTCAGCACGGGCGTCAGCTCCGCGCCACGGGCCTCCACGCGGGCGAGCACCCGCCGGGCCTCCTCCGTCTTGCGGCCCTGGTAGGTGTGCGCCAGCGCGGCGGACACGCGGGCCAGCAGGTGGTCCGGGTTGACGCTGGTGGCCCTGGCGAAGGCCTCCACCGCCTGCGGGTACTGCCCTTCGTCCAGCAGGGCCTCGCCGTACGCGGTGGTGAAGCGCGGGTCCCTCCAGGCCGTCTCCGCCGCGCGGGCGAAGGCCTGCCGCGCGCCCGGGAGGTCGCCGCGGGCCTGGAGCGCCAGGGCCCGGGCCAGCGTCAGCCGGGCGTTGTTGGCGCCCCGGGCCTCCAGCGCG
Proteins encoded in this window:
- a CDS encoding FHA domain-containing protein, which translates into the protein MPPRPPSSSRAGAGRSGGRAGEDPDSMKAPARRRPASEDEDFAAPASGEDGYPDDGPPNPDLYGEEEPGRSRTGETRVASVEAIEEERRARDDDEDDNADATRAGPPVQMLVLDGPDKGRKKRFQSVRMVVGRNKDCDFVLEDQSVSRRHLELVYGQAGVVMRDLGSVSGTQVNDQRVDECLLKHGDEISMGKTRLRFVDEAEQIKELRAQAEARDAEEKRAREAAAREAEEKRKNQSAARGSEVDPNDPRFNEATNANYRLPDNLKEGSGSKGAVAVPRPRPPIRSTPTRSSGGALTGKQKALIGGGGALVVLLVIGLMLIPSAPPPPPPPDPKVERAKVLMQQARESVRADDYANAVRLVEEAEKLVPGIDADNLARGARTQLEVLTSLEAVRTLIDEKRFDEAREKLEETPQGTAKTDDLRRKLSTELEEQDIAWRLQQVEEAFASREPETIRPLIARLPPLNRPAYEVKLTDLEAELAKEAQDESRRNRNAAARAAEVAREKRKEFIAEAFIDVERRFNGGDYQRAVLECDRVIDKHRGDKDVKDRALSLKRLIPQFRRALEDGQKKLAANSLEAAARPLRRAADLYRQIGFRGSLGNTIDEHLASSSLAAGQGALKKGDLGAAGSHFREALRLNPGDGRAREGLESLQKKAEELFLRAYIQRDRDPQAAAEMFKVVIETASEGSDVKRKAEMYLSELQP
- a CDS encoding cyclic nucleotide-binding domain-containing protein; translation: MNESSLRELGMDLIEERQFERALAVFAEAVRRVPADHRSRMLAARCLAELGERERAVTAYHACAEGLLRRDYLLSAMAACKLALDVAPNERRVNDTLIRIHSRAVRNAPGRAVVPPPLPPETLYDGKVDTDLMGLQGEELSNRAIEVLAAPDPGGSADPNSRPPLPLFAELDRDAFVDLVRRMAWRRVRPDEAVSREGETAESLYVVVAGKAEVTRQQDGEARTLGFLGGGSIFGEIALLTGAPPTATVSAVSDTEVFEIRREHLNAVAKSHPAVPQVLADFAQQRMARNLMATSPMFQTMPESERGALLRRFTFRALQAREKVLVEGEHSPGLYLVLAGELVVQKEDPAGGVVTLGMLREGEVAGEISLLTGLRATATVAAARKTAAAFLERAAFHELVTSVPDIRTYLEQLSDRRLKQIGEALRPAEIIDADELVLEPEAA
- a CDS encoding tetratricopeptide repeat protein, which translates into the protein MGTEGRKDWQRRESLSSALVQVGVVAVLLAGAVAFFVHRGTVRKQAEEHLRAARAAAQRGNPADFARALAELEALFQIDAESRDAQALAADIQTVLWLEHRQPGADAKAREHLSRAERLESQSGERYGAHALHLLATGKAAEAEQYLAALEARGANNARLTLARALALQARGDLPGARQAFARAAETAWRDPRFTTAYGEALLDEGQYPQAVEAFARATSVNPDHLLARVSAALAHTYQGRKTEEARRVLARVEARGAELTPVLKARAGALKAELALAAGAPDDAIAAADAALKALPDEHYALFARARALAVKRDAQARAAFEAAVARRRNAPLLYLDGARALQAAGDGAGALALLDAYEATFGPVRTTTADGKQAGLLEKDSRYWLARGGVLEAASRQDEALAAYDKALAARGVELARAQYAKGELLLARKDYEGARPLLAAVAPDNGAGTLAEAYTAMGDLLFAQGEHAAACQHYFFGLARARTQGTPREALAARVEDIRERLESAGQARMAKAWKAESGPLLE